In Struthio camelus isolate bStrCam1 chromosome 12, bStrCam1.hap1, whole genome shotgun sequence, the DNA window ACCAGGTCCGGGGGCTGACGTTTGGGCTGATCTCATTGATAATAAAGTTTTTAATCTTCCGGTCGGCAGCTCCTGCTGCATCACCCCTCCGGTTGCCGGGAATGGTATGGTCCCCGCGGATCCCCTGGGTGCTGTGGGAAGCGGTCGCAGAGCCGCTGGGACCGCCGGCGAGGGACAGCCCTGCTAGACATGGGTCTGCGGCTCCCGCTGCGCCGGAGTGCCAGCTTCACCCCAGACCATCCTGCCCTCCTGGAGGTGCCTGGCCCCGCTGCCCTGAAAATGGAAGCAAACGTGCTCGTCATGGGAGCGGACAACGTGGGGAAGTCAGGTAAGAAACCAGAGGTAGGCGAGAGCGGAAAGTTTGCAGGCAGGAACTTTCCGTTTCTCCCACAGAAAAAGACTGAGAACTCGGTAGCAGAGTTTGGAGCGAGCTGCGGAGGCGGTCGGGCTGCGGTCTGAGCACgcaggtgaggtggggctggctcTGTCGGGCACGGCTCGGGTTCGAGGCGGGGGAGCCGAGCGCAGCCTCTCGGGCAGCAGCACGGTGTCTGGGGAAGGGGTTTTCCGGCCAGCCGTAGTCCGCGGATGCGCCGGTCTGTGCTCTGCCCCTcctctgtttgcagagctgctgaTGTCTGGAAGGAAACGCAAGGGAGAAAAACCAGAGGCCGTTCCTGTCGGCGGGCGTTTACGGCGGGGATGGTGCCTGACTGTGGTCAGGGGCTGAGCTCACTTTGCTCGGAACCAAAATACAAATCCTTAAGGCTTAGGGTTATTTGTGTGATTCTTATTCTCCTCTTCGCAGCTTTGACTGTGCGTTTCCTCACCAGGCGTTTTATCGGGGAATACGGAGACATGGGTGAGTGCCAGACTGAGGGCCATCCTGTTAGCTGGGCTGGGAAGTCACAAAGTGAGCCTGATTCTGGCTACAGGACTTGGTTGTTTCCCATCCGGCCCTGCGTTTCCCCAGGGCCTTCGCCTGCCCCCAGGTTTCAGGGCTGTATTTGTTCCAGGGCCTATTTTTTGACCTCAGACATGTTTCTTTGGGGTGCAAAAGGCTCAGGGTGGGGGAACGGATGGCACAGTTGTGCATGGACTGAATGCTGGAGCAGAGGTGGGTGGTTTGGGGTGCCTACGGTAGACCAACATGCTCTGAGTGGTTGTTACTCTGCATAAGGAGCCCTTAGACCTTGCCTGTGGAGCGCGGTCTCCACATAGACAGGACAGGCAATGTCATCAGGGTGGACGTGACAGGCTTGTCCCCAGGAGAAAAAGGCCTGGCTTGAGAGAACTGTCTCGTGAGCCTAGGAAGATAACGACCTTCATTCTCGTTTTTTGGCAGAATTCATCTACAGCCATAACCTCACTGTGGATGGCCGAGAGATTCTCTTCCACATCTGGGATGTCCCGTATTCGCAGGTGACAGGGCTCTGCTCGTGTTGCGTGGTTTCACCCCAAGGAGAAAAGCCCAccctttgcttaaaaaaacacaaatggaGATTCACGAACTGGAAGCACCAGCTGAGCAAAGCTCTTGCTTCAGACTCACTCAGCAGATGGTTTGTAGGCAACTGAACCTTCTTGCCTGCAGAGTAAAGGGCAGCAATGTTCGCAGTCTGGCAATAGTCATCATAGCATGCAGTTTTCTGACTGAGAAGGACAGTGGGGGCTGAAGCAGTGATTTTATTTGCCTGGACTGAGCTCCAGACTGCATTAACAAAGTGGAAGTGCCGCACTGAGAACCCCACACTATTATCGCCAACAGCCTGCAGCACTTCCACAGCGGTATGGTAGGGTGAAGACAGAACTGACTCTAGTGCCCCCAGTCTTGTCACTGTGATGAGGTGTGTCAGGTAttgctctgccttcctctgtgCTCCTGGTTCTCGTTGCCCTTCTATGTTGCTGCTGCTCACCAGCCATTCCTGTCCTGATAAGCTCCATCTTCTTTTTCCCATCGGTTTAGTAACATTGGGGGGCTGGACCTGTGCCAGCGAAAGGGGTTGGTGCCCTATGGCTGTTCCTGGACCTGCTTGCTGAGCTGAAGAGCAGGAGTTTCTGTTTGGTGTCTCCTTGAACTCAGGATCCCCGCACCCTGTCTGCTTGCAGGCAGgcttggagggagggagctggATAAGCAAACCTTTCCTTTTACATCAGTCTGACCTGTGATGCTGTCTCAGTCTCTAGCAAGCAAGTCTGCCCTGTGGTGATAAAAACTGGACTGTCTGCCCCTCAGTCCCCGGTTCTTGTAGTTCAGGCTGCTAAACCCTGAACTTGGCTGAGAAGGGCAGTATTTTTGTTTCCATCCCAGCCCAGTGGGCCAGGGAACTTTTCCAGCACTAACATCCTCTTTGGCAATTCACTGGTAGTTATTTCTGTGTTTAACCCCACTGTTTTGCTCCtgtcccttttctcttccccaggACCAGGCAGATGAGGGCTCCTCAGAGGAGAAGCGAATCCAGTGGGCGGATAGCTTTGTCCTGGTCTACAGCATCTGTGACCGTGCCAGCTTCAATATCCTGCCCCTCAAAGTCCAGTTCATCAAGGCGGCCAAGGAGGGTCTGAGCCAGGAGAAGGTGCCCATTGTCATCGTGGGCAACAAACGGGACCTACACCACCAAAGGGTGGTGTCTAGCGAGGAGGGCCGGCTCCTGGCCCTCTCTTTGGACTGTGGTTTCTATGAGGTCTCGGCCGCCGAGGCCTATCACGGGGCTCTCATGGTCTTCCATGGGCTGGCTGAGCGTATCCCTGACACCAAACTGACGCTGAAAAAGGGTACCAGGATCCGTGGCATCGTCAAGAGCATGTCAGCTGTGTTTGCCCGTAAAAGAACAGACTCTCTCTGAGCTACGACCGGTGCATTGCTTCTCTGTGTGCTGCCGGCTGGGGTCACGTCATGCCTGGCTGGACTGATCCTCCTCCCTGGGTGCCCATG includes these proteins:
- the LOC104148394 gene encoding ras-related and estrogen-regulated growth inhibitor-like protein isoform X2; this translates as MVWSPRIPWVLWEAVAEPLGPPARDSPARHGSAAPAAPECQLHPRPSCPPGGAWPRCPENGSKRARHGSGQRGEVRRFIGEYGDMEFIYSHNLTVDGREILFHIWDVPYSQDQADEGSSEEKRIQWADSFVLVYSICDRASFNILPLKVQFIKAAKEGLSQEKVPIVIVGNKRDLHHQRVVSSEEGRLLALSLDCGFYEVSAAEAYHGALMVFHGLAERIPDTKLTLKKGTRIRGIVKSMSAVFARKRTDSL
- the LOC104148394 gene encoding ras-related and estrogen-regulated growth inhibitor-like protein isoform X3 — protein: MGLRLPLRRSASFTPDHPALLEVPGPAALKMEANVLVMGADNVGKSALTVRFLTRRFIGEYGDMEFIYSHNLTVDGREILFHIWDVPYSQDQADEGSSEEKRIQWADSFVLVYSICDRASFNILPLKVQFIKAAKEGLSQEKVPIVIVGNKRDLHHQRVVSSEEGRLLALSLDCGFYEVSAAEAYHGALMVFHGLAERIPDTKLTLKKGTRIRGIVKSMSAVFARKRTDSL
- the LOC104148394 gene encoding ras-related and estrogen-regulated growth inhibitor-like protein isoform X1, translated to MRRSVLCPSSVCRAADVWKETQGRKTRGRSCRRAFTAGMVPDCGQGLSSLCSEPKYKSLRLRVICVILILLFAALTVRFLTRRFIGEYGDMEFIYSHNLTVDGREILFHIWDVPYSQDQADEGSSEEKRIQWADSFVLVYSICDRASFNILPLKVQFIKAAKEGLSQEKVPIVIVGNKRDLHHQRVVSSEEGRLLALSLDCGFYEVSAAEAYHGALMVFHGLAERIPDTKLTLKKGTRIRGIVKSMSAVFARKRTDSL